One Desulfomicrobium apsheronum genomic region harbors:
- a CDS encoding LysE family translocator, with protein MIDVIHYPLFIITAVTLNLYPGPDTLYILSRSTTQGRAAGVASALGISSGCVIHALLGALGLAAVVMASATAYQMIKWAGAAYLVYLGLTMIWTRSESASHAKPKRQSPGRIYVQGVITCVLNPKVALFFLALIPQFIAPGAAHPGLSFLALGLTFVATSTLWSLILAVAAGALHRRLTGGSGAIRLRRLGGGLLVGLGARLAFSD; from the coding sequence ATGATCGACGTCATCCATTACCCGCTTTTCATCATCACCGCCGTGACCCTGAATCTCTATCCCGGCCCGGACACCCTCTACATACTGAGCCGCAGCACAACGCAAGGCCGCGCCGCAGGTGTCGCCTCGGCCCTTGGAATCTCCAGCGGATGCGTGATCCACGCGCTGCTCGGCGCCCTGGGACTGGCCGCCGTGGTCATGGCCTCGGCCACGGCCTATCAGATGATCAAATGGGCCGGAGCGGCCTATCTCGTCTATCTCGGCCTGACCATGATTTGGACACGCTCCGAAAGCGCGTCCCACGCCAAACCCAAAAGGCAATCCCCGGGCCGCATCTATGTCCAGGGCGTGATCACCTGCGTGCTCAATCCCAAGGTGGCGCTCTTCTTCCTGGCCCTCATCCCGCAGTTCATCGCGCCGGGGGCCGCCCATCCCGGCCTGTCCTTTCTGGCGCTGGGCTTGACCTTCGTCGCCACCAGCACGCTCTGGAGCCTCATTTTGGCCGTGGCCGCCGGAGCATTGCATCGGCGGCTGACCGGCGGTTCAGGCGCCATCCGGCTCAGACGCCTGGGCGGAGGACTGCTCGTCGGACTCGGAGCGCGACTGGCTTTTTCCGACTAG
- a CDS encoding GyrI-like domain-containing protein: MQIKRKNIPAATVLEAAATLTIPEIAAFAGKIIPMLLAEIENRGMALTGPCIFTYDGCDGSPEKEFSLKVSFPVDACRGQGAFTCAEIPAHECLCTDYRGPIGGVGLAWTAFTPQALQQGVALQPLGREVYVHWEGMGSEDNLTELQIPLQN, encoded by the coding sequence ATGCAGATCAAGCGCAAAAACATCCCCGCCGCCACGGTCCTTGAAGCCGCAGCCACGCTGACAATCCCGGAAATCGCGGCCTTTGCCGGCAAGATCATCCCCATGCTCCTGGCGGAGATCGAAAACAGAGGCATGGCCCTGACCGGTCCGTGCATCTTCACGTACGATGGCTGCGACGGCTCCCCGGAAAAGGAGTTTTCCCTGAAGGTATCCTTTCCCGTGGACGCCTGCCGTGGCCAGGGAGCGTTCACCTGCGCGGAAATTCCCGCCCACGAATGCCTGTGCACGGATTACAGAGGCCCCATAGGCGGAGTCGGCCTCGCCTGGACCGCCTTCACCCCGCAGGCCCTGCAGCAGGGAGTTGCCTTGCAGCCCCTGGGCCGGGAAGTCTACGTGCACTGGGAAGGCATGGGCAGCGAGGACAACCTGACGGAACTTCAGATACCCTTGCAGAATTGA
- the ald gene encoding alanine dehydrogenase, which yields MIVGVLKEIKAQENRVCMTPAGVEVMKQHGHEVLVEASAGIGSGFSDADYAAAGARIVAAPAEVYAQSDMVMHVKEPQPSEYAMVKPGQIVFTYFHFAAEEKLTREFMKTGSVAIAYETVTGPHGGLPLLTPMSEVAGRMAAQEAAKYNERVHGGRGILLGGVTGVAPATVLVLGGGIVGTNAAMMAAGLGAKVYILDMNLDRLRYLSEIMPKNCTPLMSSPAMIRELAAQADAIIGAVLVVGAKAPKLITREMFKGMKPGCVLVDVAIDQGGCFETSKATTHSDPIYEVDGIIHYCVANMPGAVPITSTMALTNATLPYALQIADKGWKAACKENAGLKNGLNMVGDKITFKGVAEAFGLPFTPADSCL from the coding sequence ATGATTGTCGGAGTTCTCAAGGAAATCAAGGCGCAGGAAAACCGGGTCTGCATGACTCCGGCCGGGGTTGAAGTCATGAAGCAGCACGGTCACGAGGTGCTGGTGGAGGCTTCGGCCGGTATCGGCAGCGGGTTTTCCGATGCCGACTACGCGGCGGCGGGAGCACGGATCGTCGCGGCTCCGGCCGAGGTCTATGCCCAGTCCGACATGGTCATGCACGTCAAGGAGCCGCAGCCGTCTGAGTATGCGATGGTCAAGCCCGGCCAGATCGTCTTCACCTATTTTCACTTTGCGGCCGAAGAGAAGCTGACCCGTGAATTCATGAAGACCGGCTCCGTGGCCATCGCCTATGAGACCGTGACCGGCCCTCACGGCGGCCTGCCGCTCTTGACTCCCATGAGCGAAGTGGCCGGACGCATGGCGGCCCAGGAGGCGGCCAAGTACAATGAGCGCGTGCACGGCGGACGCGGCATCCTGCTCGGCGGCGTGACCGGCGTGGCCCCGGCCACGGTGCTGGTCCTCGGCGGCGGCATCGTCGGGACCAACGCGGCCATGATGGCGGCGGGTCTTGGAGCGAAGGTCTATATCCTGGACATGAATCTCGACCGCCTGCGCTACCTGTCCGAAATCATGCCCAAGAACTGCACGCCGCTGATGAGTTCTCCGGCCATGATCCGCGAGCTGGCCGCCCAGGCCGACGCCATCATCGGCGCGGTGCTGGTGGTCGGTGCCAAGGCTCCCAAGCTCATCACCCGGGAGATGTTCAAAGGCATGAAGCCCGGCTGCGTGCTCGTGGACGTGGCCATCGACCAGGGCGGCTGCTTCGAGACCTCCAAGGCGACCACCCATTCCGACCCGATCTACGAAGTGGACGGCATCATCCACTACTGCGTGGCCAATATGCCCGGGGCGGTTCCGATCACCTCGACCATGGCCCTGACCAACGCGACCCTGCCCTATGCCCTGCAGATCGCGGACAAGGGCTGGAAGGCCGCCTGCAAGGAAAACGCGGGCCTGAAGAACGGCCTGAACATGGTCGGCGACAAGATCACCTTCAAGGGCGTCGCCGAAGCCTTTGGCCTGCCCTTCACGCCTGCCGACTCCTGCCTCTAA
- a CDS encoding nitroreductase family protein, with protein MKYPSPYAPDFGTRDPLTGVAEDFPTRWSPRSFVRTAIPAEDLKVIFDAARWAPSAYNEQPWNILTSTDETFETFLGLLVEGNRKWAVNASLIGFMVARRNFTQSGKPNPTAVYDCGSAWMSLTLQARKLGLYTHGMSGIRKEAIYDAFGIDRNEFEVVAGFTIGVLDVRENLGKPYVDWESPSPRKPLDEIWKQGVW; from the coding sequence ATGAAATATCCGTCCCCCTATGCTCCCGATTTCGGCACGCGCGATCCCCTGACAGGGGTGGCCGAAGACTTCCCGACCCGCTGGTCCCCGCGTTCCTTCGTAAGGACCGCCATTCCCGCCGAAGACCTGAAGGTCATCTTCGATGCGGCCCGCTGGGCGCCGTCGGCCTACAACGAGCAGCCCTGGAACATCCTGACGTCAACAGACGAAACTTTTGAGACCTTCCTTGGCCTGTTGGTTGAAGGCAATCGGAAGTGGGCCGTGAACGCCTCCCTCATAGGCTTCATGGTCGCCCGCAGGAATTTCACCCAGTCCGGCAAGCCCAATCCCACGGCCGTGTACGATTGCGGTTCGGCCTGGATGTCCCTGACCTTGCAGGCCAGAAAGCTTGGCCTCTACACCCATGGCATGTCCGGGATCAGAAAAGAGGCCATTTACGACGCTTTCGGCATCGACAGGAATGAGTTTGAAGTCGTGGCCGGGTTCACCATCGGCGTTCTGGATGTGAGGGAAAATCTGGGCAAGCCCTATGTCGACTGGGAAAGTCCATCCCCCCGCAAACCCCTGGACGAGATCTGGAAACAGGGCGTCTGGTAG
- a CDS encoding HDOD domain-containing protein encodes MFKRIEQVLPGEILAADLMDPAGRLLFPKGATLSESAIEALGQRGVADVEVEDERVTLSAEQLRQAAEHARRFYAGHDLGVPPGPILLGLRTEAEAQRIERGLPPLLRDCRGPAGPVQLPRELPMFCLDSFDPPQLSAVAQDLNLALSEPDPSSKKIVEIITRSPGLTAKLLRLVNTPIYGFQRKVETVSRAVSIVGLREVGMLASSLLMVDQFGVIPKSVIEMRTFLEHSLGCALTCKALAESTGLAQPEQAFVAGLLHDIGRLYFFTSFPERSRYCIDSALKHKRPLMTEEALFFGIDHADMGERLLDGWRMPPGLSRTVGSHHNPARATDLPLAGIVHLADLLTHAMGLGCSGECGPPEARPEVMDLIPIQPEQMVDIAIRIETQLGLIMGAFQ; translated from the coding sequence ATGTTTAAACGCATCGAGCAGGTCCTGCCCGGTGAAATCCTGGCGGCCGACCTCATGGACCCGGCAGGCCGCCTGCTTTTTCCCAAGGGGGCGACGCTCTCGGAAAGCGCCATCGAGGCCCTTGGACAACGCGGGGTCGCGGACGTCGAGGTCGAGGACGAACGCGTGACCCTGAGCGCCGAACAGTTGAGGCAGGCCGCCGAGCATGCGCGCAGATTCTATGCCGGGCATGACCTTGGCGTCCCGCCCGGCCCGATCCTGCTCGGCCTGCGCACCGAAGCCGAAGCCCAACGCATCGAGAGAGGTCTCCCTCCGCTGCTGCGCGATTGCAGGGGGCCAGCCGGACCGGTGCAGCTGCCCCGGGAGCTGCCCATGTTCTGCCTGGACAGCTTCGATCCCCCGCAGCTGTCCGCCGTGGCCCAGGACCTCAATCTGGCCTTGAGCGAGCCCGACCCCTCCAGCAAGAAGATCGTCGAAATCATCACCCGCAGCCCCGGGCTCACGGCCAAGCTCCTGCGACTCGTAAACACGCCTATCTATGGATTCCAACGCAAGGTCGAAACCGTTTCCAGGGCCGTGTCCATCGTCGGCCTGCGCGAAGTGGGCATGCTCGCCTCCAGCCTGCTCATGGTCGACCAGTTCGGGGTCATCCCGAAATCAGTGATCGAGATGCGCACCTTTCTCGAACACAGTCTCGGCTGCGCCCTGACCTGCAAGGCGCTGGCGGAAAGCACCGGACTGGCACAGCCGGAACAGGCGTTTGTAGCCGGGCTTCTGCACGACATCGGGCGACTCTATTTCTTCACGTCCTTTCCAGAGCGCTCCCGGTATTGCATTGACAGCGCCCTCAAGCACAAGCGCCCGCTGATGACCGAGGAAGCTCTTTTCTTCGGCATCGACCATGCGGACATGGGCGAGCGCCTTCTGGACGGATGGCGGATGCCCCCCGGCCTGAGCCGAACCGTGGGCAGTCACCACAATCCCGCGCGTGCCACGGACCTGCCCCTCGCCGGCATCGTGCATCTGGCCGACCTTTTGACCCACGCCATGGGACTTGGCTGCAGCGGCGAATGCGGTCCACCGGAGGCCCGCCCGGAAGTGATGGATCTCATACCGATCCAGCCTGAGCAGATGGTCGACATCGCGATCCGCATCGAGACGCAGCTCGGCCTTATCATGGGAGCGTTTCAATGA
- a CDS encoding ABC transporter ATP-binding protein, with translation MLEFREVTLRRAGRVILDRVNLTVFPDEHLALTGPSGAGKSTLLKVALLFEPVDAGAVLWNGREVTVADLGAHRSRFLYIGQKPLPFEGTAEEYLNLPFTFAANHALHADQVEQDRLMEALGLDPALKKSPYTRLSGGEQQRLTIIQGLQLKRDFCLLDEITSSLDQDSMRAVVGFFARDKARTVLAVTHNREWLDFGFTEVGLESGKLWRRE, from the coding sequence ATGCTGGAATTTCGCGAGGTGACCCTGCGCCGCGCCGGGAGAGTGATTTTGGACCGGGTGAACCTCACCGTGTTCCCGGATGAACATCTGGCCCTGACCGGACCGTCGGGTGCCGGCAAATCCACGCTGCTCAAGGTCGCCCTCCTGTTCGAACCCGTGGATGCGGGCGCCGTCCTGTGGAACGGACGGGAGGTCACGGTCGCCGACCTCGGCGCCCATCGCTCCCGCTTTCTGTACATCGGCCAGAAGCCCCTGCCCTTCGAAGGCACGGCCGAGGAGTATCTGAACCTGCCGTTCACCTTTGCCGCCAATCACGCCCTGCATGCGGACCAGGTGGAACAGGACCGGCTCATGGAGGCCCTGGGACTTGACCCGGCCTTGAAGAAGAGCCCGTACACCAGGCTGTCCGGAGGAGAACAGCAGCGCCTGACCATCATCCAGGGCTTGCAACTGAAGCGCGATTTCTGCCTCTTGGACGAGATCACCTCCAGCCTGGACCAGGACTCCATGCGCGCCGTGGTCGGATTTTTTGCCCGGGACAAGGCCCGCACGGTGCTGGCCGTGACCCATAACCGCGAATGGCTGGATTTCGGCTTCACCGAGGTCGGCCTTGAATCCGGAAAGCTCTGGAGGCGCGAATGA
- a CDS encoding ABC transporter permease → MNETMVISIPALLMFSVILVFPVLIFRHLRLRLTRDLLISMMRMAVQLALVAVYLEYIFRLDMLLVNVAWVLVMIVVATGSILRQSWLSWRKCLWTILPAHLLTALLILTGFLLVFDLATISSARYLVPLMGMVLGNILRSNVVVLDRFFSELRTGVEVHIQYLTLGASRAEAVRPFLRNALRAAIGPQIGTVATMGIVSLPGMMTGQILGGSSPSVAIVYQIMIMIAIFTAATVSSFLAVHFARKMAFDPCGRLNEDIFLRRP, encoded by the coding sequence ATGAACGAGACAATGGTCATTTCCATCCCGGCCCTGCTCATGTTTTCCGTGATTCTGGTATTCCCGGTGCTCATCTTCCGTCACTTGCGCCTGCGCCTGACCCGGGATCTGCTCATCTCCATGATGCGCATGGCCGTGCAACTGGCGCTGGTGGCCGTCTATCTGGAGTACATCTTCAGGCTCGACATGCTGCTGGTCAACGTGGCCTGGGTGCTGGTCATGATCGTCGTGGCCACGGGATCGATCCTGCGCCAGAGCTGGCTATCGTGGAGAAAATGCCTGTGGACGATCCTGCCCGCCCACCTGCTGACCGCGCTGCTGATCCTGACCGGGTTCCTGCTGGTCTTCGATCTCGCCACCATCTCCTCGGCCCGCTATCTGGTCCCGCTCATGGGCATGGTGCTGGGCAACATCCTGCGCAGCAACGTCGTGGTTCTGGACCGCTTTTTCTCCGAATTACGTACAGGGGTCGAGGTGCACATCCAGTACCTGACCCTGGGCGCAAGCCGCGCGGAAGCGGTGCGCCCCTTCCTTCGCAACGCTCTGCGCGCCGCTATCGGGCCGCAGATCGGGACGGTGGCGACCATGGGCATCGTTTCCCTGCCGGGCATGATGACCGGCCAGATCCTGGGCGGATCATCCCCGTCCGTGGCCATCGTCTACCAGATCATGATCATGATCGCGATTTTCACCGCCGCCACGGTCTCGTCGTTTCTGGCCGTGCACTTCGCCCGCAAGATGGCTTTCGACCCTTGCGGACGGCTCAATGAAGACATTTTTCTAAGGCGTCCCTGA
- a CDS encoding patatin-like phospholipase family protein produces MNTNSNPNLKIGLALGSGSSRGWAHIGIIRALAEQGIRPDIVCGTSVGALVGAAHVAGNLDKLEEWVRSLTRLETASFFELNSSFTGFVNTSRLRKFLEKHVVGADVRIEDLELQYCSVATSLESGREIWFTKGPMLEAVWASISLPGLFPAIRHEGRWLVDGGLVNPVPVSVCRALGADVVIAVNLNGDIVGKHLEKTPKKEKRNGMAEAFSNLVKEYAGSLFSFTEEEDEPPGLFDAIAGSVNIAQERITRSRLAGDPPEILFTPKLSHIGLLEFFRAEEAIEEGKKCVARMLPEIEHLLQRI; encoded by the coding sequence ATGAACACCAATTCCAATCCAAATCTCAAGATCGGCCTTGCCCTTGGCAGCGGCTCATCGCGTGGCTGGGCCCACATCGGCATCATCAGGGCTCTGGCTGAGCAGGGCATACGGCCTGATATCGTCTGCGGAACCTCTGTCGGAGCCCTTGTCGGCGCGGCCCATGTCGCAGGCAACCTGGACAAACTCGAAGAGTGGGTCCGCTCCCTGACACGGCTTGAGACCGCAAGCTTCTTTGAACTCAATTCCTCCTTCACGGGATTCGTGAACACCTCCAGGCTGCGCAAATTTCTGGAAAAGCACGTAGTCGGGGCGGACGTACGCATCGAGGACCTTGAGCTGCAATACTGCTCCGTGGCCACCAGCCTGGAATCGGGTCGCGAGATATGGTTCACCAAAGGGCCGATGCTGGAGGCCGTGTGGGCATCCATCTCCCTGCCGGGACTGTTCCCGGCCATCCGGCACGAAGGCCGCTGGCTCGTGGACGGCGGCCTGGTCAACCCGGTGCCGGTCTCTGTCTGCCGCGCCCTCGGGGCCGACGTGGTCATCGCCGTCAATCTCAATGGCGACATCGTGGGCAAGCATCTGGAGAAGACGCCAAAAAAGGAGAAAAGGAACGGCATGGCCGAGGCGTTCTCAAATCTGGTCAAGGAATACGCGGGATCTCTCTTTTCCTTTACCGAAGAGGAAGACGAACCCCCGGGACTTTTCGACGCCATCGCCGGCTCCGTGAACATCGCCCAGGAACGCATCACGCGCAGCCGCCTGGCCGGAGATCCTCCGGAGATCCTGTTCACCCCAAAGCTCTCGCACATCGGGTTGCTTGAGTTCTTCAGGGCCGAGGAGGCCATCGAAGAAGGCAAAAAATGCGTCGCGCGCATGCTGCCCGAGATCGAGCATCTGCTGCAAAGAATATAG
- a CDS encoding DMT family protein encodes MRFYLTTIILLSLSNIFMTFAWYGHLRNLSQTPWIIAAFASWGIALMEYLLQVPANRIGHQVMNIGQLKILQECIALSVFIPFSILYMKEKPGMDYVWAGLCILGAAFFMFRKKLMGA; translated from the coding sequence ATGCGCTTTTATCTCACCACCATCATTTTGCTGTCGCTCAGCAACATCTTCATGACCTTTGCCTGGTACGGGCACCTGCGCAACCTGTCGCAGACCCCCTGGATCATCGCGGCGTTTGCCAGCTGGGGCATCGCGCTCATGGAGTACCTGCTCCAGGTCCCGGCCAACCGCATCGGACACCAGGTCATGAACATCGGCCAGCTCAAAATCCTTCAGGAGTGCATCGCCCTGTCCGTCTTCATCCCCTTTTCCATCCTGTACATGAAGGAGAAGCCGGGCATGGACTACGTCTGGGCCGGGCTGTGCATTCTCGGCGCGGCCTTCTTCATGTTCCGCAAGAAACTGATGGGCGCCTGA
- a CDS encoding heavy metal translocating P-type ATPase, which yields MNSKSRSIRLPVGGMHCAACSTRIEKVVGAMPGVESISVNLASEEMDLLHDPQDAPLEKVLEQVRELGFSVEAPQEQNVLDLKIGGMHCAACSSRIERVTGRLEGVKEASVNLGAESGRFVFDPALVSQRTLRQTIHDAGFTTSIPQKQSAGDEEARIAARLEEKKRVVLWSMAFALPLLVLSMGHMWGMPLPSFLDPMHAPGTFALAQLLLTLPVVWSGRSFYLIGFPALARRAPNMDSLVAVGTGAALVYSLWNTIEIWLGVDAQARAMDLYYESAAVLIAMISLGKFFEARSVSKTTGAVRALMALAPDTATLVDGEEERKIPVEEIEPGDLLRIRPGERLPVDGEVAEGQSHVDESMLTGEPLPARRGPGDRVYGGTLNTTGAFVMRASLVGEDTMLARIVRLVRDAQGSKAPIANLADTISYYFVPVVMALALASGLAWYLLSDEPFVFALRIAISVLVIACPCAMGLATPTSIMVGTGRGAQLGVLIKSGRALQRAGELGTLVFDKTGTLTIGKPVLTEVWVDPSAGLDRDALLRLAASIEAQSEHPLAQAVVAAAQGPLPKAGDFLSVPGQGVTATVEGSTVAIGNERLMQAGNLNLEAARAARERMEENGATVVHVAVDNVLAGLLAISDQLRPESEKAVQRLRDLGMEIVLLTGDSERAARAVAARLGIDRVIAGVLPDRKAEVIIELQQEGRVVGMVGDGINDAPALARADLGLAMGGGMDVAMESGDVVLMREDLFGVLTALSLSRAVMRNIRQNLFWAFAFNTIGLPIAAGLLHVFGGPTMSPMLAGGAMAMSSVLVVTNALRLRFFVPHHA from the coding sequence ATGAACTCAAAATCACGTTCAATACGCTTGCCCGTCGGCGGAATGCACTGCGCGGCGTGTTCGACCCGCATCGAAAAAGTGGTTGGCGCCATGCCGGGGGTGGAAAGCATTTCCGTCAATCTGGCCAGCGAAGAGATGGATCTGCTCCATGATCCGCAAGACGCGCCCCTTGAGAAAGTGCTGGAGCAGGTGCGGGAACTCGGTTTTTCCGTCGAGGCCCCGCAAGAGCAGAACGTGCTGGACCTCAAAATCGGCGGCATGCACTGCGCGGCCTGCTCATCGCGCATCGAGCGCGTCACCGGCCGCCTGGAAGGAGTAAAGGAAGCCAGCGTCAATCTGGGCGCCGAAAGCGGCCGTTTCGTCTTCGACCCGGCTCTGGTTTCGCAACGCACACTCCGCCAGACCATCCACGACGCAGGTTTCACCACGAGCATCCCGCAAAAACAAAGCGCTGGAGACGAAGAGGCGCGGATCGCCGCGCGGCTTGAGGAGAAAAAACGGGTAGTGCTCTGGTCCATGGCCTTTGCCCTGCCGCTTCTGGTCCTTTCCATGGGGCACATGTGGGGCATGCCCCTGCCGAGCTTCCTCGACCCCATGCACGCACCGGGGACATTCGCCCTGGCCCAGCTGCTGCTGACCCTGCCCGTGGTCTGGAGCGGACGGAGCTTCTATCTGATCGGCTTCCCGGCCCTGGCCAGGCGCGCCCCGAACATGGACTCGCTGGTGGCCGTGGGCACGGGCGCGGCCCTGGTCTACTCGCTGTGGAACACCATCGAGATCTGGCTCGGCGTGGACGCCCAGGCCCGCGCCATGGATCTGTACTACGAATCGGCGGCGGTGCTCATCGCCATGATCTCGCTGGGCAAGTTTTTCGAGGCCCGCTCCGTGTCGAAAACCACCGGCGCGGTCCGGGCGCTCATGGCCCTGGCGCCGGACACGGCCACCCTTGTGGACGGCGAGGAGGAGCGCAAGATCCCGGTGGAAGAGATCGAGCCCGGCGATCTGCTGCGCATCCGCCCCGGCGAGCGCCTGCCCGTGGACGGCGAGGTGGCGGAAGGACAGAGCCATGTGGACGAATCCATGCTCACGGGCGAACCCCTGCCTGCACGGCGCGGTCCCGGGGACCGAGTTTACGGCGGCACGCTCAACACCACGGGCGCGTTCGTCATGCGCGCTTCCCTGGTGGGCGAGGACACCATGCTCGCCCGCATCGTGCGTCTGGTCCGGGACGCCCAGGGGTCAAAAGCCCCCATCGCCAACCTGGCCGACACCATCAGCTACTATTTCGTGCCCGTGGTCATGGCCCTGGCCCTGGCTTCAGGCCTGGCCTGGTACCTGCTGAGCGACGAGCCCTTCGTCTTCGCCCTGCGCATCGCCATCTCCGTGCTGGTCATCGCCTGCCCGTGCGCCATGGGCCTGGCCACGCCGACGTCGATCATGGTCGGCACCGGCCGGGGCGCGCAGCTCGGGGTGCTGATCAAATCCGGCCGGGCCCTGCAACGTGCCGGGGAGCTTGGCACCCTTGTCTTCGACAAGACCGGGACCCTGACCATCGGCAAACCGGTGCTGACCGAGGTCTGGGTCGACCCGTCCGCCGGGCTCGACAGGGACGCCCTGTTGCGTCTGGCCGCATCGATCGAGGCCCAGTCCGAGCATCCCCTGGCCCAGGCCGTGGTCGCGGCCGCGCAGGGCCCTCTGCCCAAGGCCGGGGACTTTCTGTCCGTCCCAGGCCAGGGCGTGACCGCCACGGTCGAAGGCAGCACCGTCGCCATCGGCAACGAGCGACTGATGCAGGCCGGGAATCTGAATCTGGAAGCGGCCAGGGCCGCGCGCGAGCGCATGGAGGAAAACGGAGCCACCGTGGTGCACGTGGCGGTGGACAACGTTCTGGCGGGTTTGCTGGCCATAAGCGACCAGCTCAGGCCTGAATCGGAGAAGGCGGTGCAGCGTCTGCGCGACCTGGGCATGGAGATCGTGCTCCTGACCGGTGACTCCGAGCGGGCCGCCCGGGCCGTGGCCGCACGACTCGGCATCGACCGGGTCATCGCCGGGGTGCTGCCGGACCGCAAGGCCGAGGTCATCATCGAGCTTCAGCAGGAAGGGCGCGTTGTCGGAATGGTCGGAGACGGGATCAACGACGCCCCGGCCCTGGCCCGGGCCGACCTGGGATTGGCCATGGGCGGGGGCATGGACGTGGCCATGGAGTCCGGAGATGTCGTGCTCATGCGCGAAGACCTCTTTGGCGTGCTCACGGCCCTGTCCCTGAGCCGCGCGGTGATGCGCAACATCCGCCAGAATCTTTTCTGGGCCTTCGCTTTCAACACCATCGGGCTCCCCATCGCGGCAGGGCTTCTGCACGTCTTCGGAGGGCCAACCATGAGCCCCATGCTCGCGGGAGGAGCCATGGCCATGAGCTCGGTTTTGGTGGTCACCAACGCCTTGCGATTGCGTTTTTTTGTTCCTCACCATGCATAA
- a CDS encoding uracil-DNA glycosylase, with the protein MKLLKNSPSGAVFNPWHHRDPAHDAAPGAPAVRREQLASYLGERQKATVILLAEALGYQGGHFSGIAMTSERLLLGHLRHKGLGPEMVLAAKPRRTSREDVKPDGFTEPTATIVWGAMAALGVDPRDVILWNAFPWHPYKPDKGLLSNRTPCDNEVMLGQPVLRALMAYASRAQILAVGQKSAALLAAMGITAPALRHPANGGAGQFREQFGRIMKNRRG; encoded by the coding sequence ATGAAACTTTTGAAAAACTCTCCGTCCGGGGCGGTGTTCAATCCCTGGCATCACCGGGATCCCGCGCACGATGCCGCGCCCGGCGCTCCGGCCGTGCGGCGGGAGCAGCTCGCCTCCTACCTCGGCGAACGGCAAAAGGCCACGGTCATTCTTCTGGCCGAGGCCCTGGGCTATCAGGGCGGGCATTTCTCGGGCATCGCCATGACCTCCGAGCGTCTGCTTCTTGGGCATCTGCGCCACAAGGGTCTTGGTCCCGAGATGGTCCTTGCGGCCAAGCCGCGGCGCACCAGCCGCGAGGACGTGAAGCCGGACGGCTTCACCGAGCCCACGGCCACCATCGTCTGGGGGGCCATGGCGGCGCTGGGCGTGGACCCGCGCGACGTGATCCTGTGGAACGCCTTCCCGTGGCATCCCTACAAGCCCGACAAGGGCCTGCTCAGCAACCGCACCCCCTGCGACAACGAGGTCATGCTCGGACAGCCCGTGCTGCGGGCGCTCATGGCCTACGCCTCTCGGGCCCAAATTCTGGCCGTGGGGCAAAAGTCCGCCGCGTTGCTCGCGGCCATGGGCATCACCGCCCCGGCCCTTAGGCATCCGGCCAACGGCGGGGCCGGACAGTTCAGAGAGCAGTTCGGGCGGATCATGAAAAATCGCCGGGGATGA